From the Xiphophorus hellerii strain 12219 chromosome 20, Xiphophorus_hellerii-4.1, whole genome shotgun sequence genome, the window GCCTCCTCTGGGTTGGTGAGAAGAAATACGATGCGTTGTCTCGTTTATCAGCGTTGTGTAGAGTCACAACTGTACATAAATCAGGCATGTGCTCGACAGTAAACATAGCATCAGATTTATCATGAGTGTTGCGGCACGGATCTAAGAATTGCTCACACTTACTGAGCTGGTACAGCCACACTGATTGTCAACAAAGTGACAAACTGTCGCATCTTGAGGCCATTATTTAAGAAGGAAATGAGTAAGCAACTAAATACATTCATTCAACTGCAACATTAGGAGGTTTTCATCCTGTGTCACTATCTTTAGCCTTAGCcactcttgttttatttttcccttcatAGCTTCATTATTATTGGACCCTTTTCTCCTGTTATAAGCAGGgagaaaaacatatattttctcCCTGTTTATAACTACTTCAGTGGGCTCCTTTGCCTCTGTGCTGACTTTTATCTACTTCTAAGGATTAAGCTCATTGTAGTTGTCTGCAGTTGTAGATGCTTCAAACTATCAGTCTCTTATTGCTCTGAAAAGTTTCAGACAGGTTTCCTTTTCTTACAAGAAAGATTTTATATGAGctgtaaaatgcaaaacatcaaAAGCTGATGCAAAGCAGAGAGTTAATAAAACTGTGAATTAATGATGCAAGGAGGAGATAAAGTGGCTAAATGCATAATGTCATCTAGCAGtgaacaaagaaaaggaaaaagatgaaagaaataaaCTATCATAATTCTGAACAATAAAAGTAGAGAACAGATGGAAGTGGAAAAAACAGATTCATTTAAGGATCCCTTCGTATGGATTAAAGAGTCTTAATAAAGAATCTTACAACAGTAGACATAAATTATCCAGAGTCTTTACAAGGTATTGGACCCTTCTCAATCCTGCAAAATTATCTGGCAAGTCACCAAGTAAGGTTCTGTAACGCTATTTGGACCACAGCTGCAATTCTGACTTCAGTCAAATTGATCTCAACAAGCTATTCACACCAATACAGCAGATACCTCACCAAACATAGGTTTGCTACAAGTCAAAATCAAACAGGTAAGAGACTAGTGCACACATGTCCAAATTGCACATACGTTTCGATGTTCTGGTTGCTCAAGGAATGAATGAAACCTCAAGTTTTTCATGCTGtagttttaatgcaaaatatatCTATCAAGGAAAAAAGTCCTGGACATGTTTGACCAGTCAGTTTTGTGGAGACTTTTGGGGTGGTCCTTTTCCAGTGAGGAGGGGCATTTGTAACGGCAATAAAAAAGAAGTAAGAGAACCAGAAGATACATTTCCAACTAAAATACAAAGCTCAGTAATCATGACATAAAAAGGAGATCTGGAACATTTGAGTTGAAATTACAGTCAGTTTAtcacagtaaaatttgataagTGACTGGAGAAGGAGTTGGGGGCCAAATGAAGAAGTTGGTGCAGGGACTGTTTAATGGGTGAGATTGACTGTTCTGTATCCTGCATAGCACCATCTGGAATAACACTACAGATGCAGCACATCAAGTTAAAACTTTCTTTCATATAATAAGACAAATATTAATTGTTCTATAACCTTTTAGTTCAGCAATTACGTAAAACTAAGTTACAAACAGTAGAAATGTTGTCTAGAAAGACATTTGTAAAGATAAAAATTGTAGGGTATATTTAGAATTACTGAACAAACTGATTCTAATATCACAGAACgtgttgttaaataaaaatgttactatGTTGCGCCATTGGTGTCATGGTAATTTTGGTTTCTCTCACAAACTTACTTCAGCAACAATGTTTCTTCAGCACAAAGAGTCCCATGTTATCTGAGCCACAAGTTTCCTGAAACACATCCATTATTCATGGGAGCTGGTGACTGATCACAGTGTGCAAAGCTGGAATAGATTTACCTCTCCTCCAAGAATACAGCCTGCCAAGTTCCTTTACTCCCAGACATTTCACATAGAATAAAGATCCACAGCAGATGctatatttcacatttttagatttaaaatgaaatctcATCTTAGACTGAATTTTCTCCTCCGGTTACTTTGGTCTGTGCCTTCAGAAATCAGCAGGTGCGGGGAAAATGTCTCCCTCCAGCACTCAGTCACTTCATCACAGTCTCTGCATCACAGTAAAGATGCTGCAGTACCGCCTGGTGATTGCTGACTCGGCTGGCTGCTGCTGAGGCAAAGGTCTGGTGTGGAATACTATTATACGGCCTCAGCTGCTTCCTTTTAGTCCGCACTTACGGTTTGTTGAAAGTCATTTACAGGGTGACTTGCAAGCAAACACCGcgtttaaatgttttccacttttctcGGTCATAAAGGTGGAAAATAATGGTTGTAAATAGAGGTTTCAACCTCTCTTTATCAAAACAGCTTTGTGTCTCTGGGGAAAACTATCAGCTCTCTGGGAGGTGGCTGCTCCTGTAGCTGTGGAGGGTTGTAAATTATATGACATTAAACTACCCCTTTCTTTTGATTGCGTAACTactcacagagcagcagcagcagtgtcttccctgctgctcctcctgctgaTTCAGTTCATCTCCCACAGGCTGCGAGGAGAAAAGAAGTGACATCTCACACAGTGAACTTTGGAAGAGTGAAATCACAATGCCTTTTAAGCAACCATCCAAAATCTGTCACTTACAAAACCAGAAACAATTTGTATTATGAACATTTGTATGTAATTTACAAACACATTCAAAAAAGATAACATAAGAATGAGACCTGCTTCACAATTTCTATAtaggtagaaaatattttctgtggtTATAAAGAGTTTCTGATACTGAATATTAAAACCAACCTAATAAGTAACAATTTAAACGCCTTTAGTTGGATGCGGTTTGGAATTGTGCAGCTGGATGTCATTCAGCTTTACACACTGGATCTTTAAAGTGATaatttagttgttgtttttttaagcagtgCTCTATTACAAAGCCCAGAGATGCAGTTAGACAAATTCAGTTATATTAATGTCAAATTATTCCAATACAGTCCAATGAAAGACTCATATTTACATTCCACACAGTCAAATTTGAACCCAAATGGGATACAGTAAAATACAGAGTTCTTTTTACTGGGTAGCtcatgtttttgtaaagctGAGTTTTTCTAAGGGGTTATCAACAGTCATTATCTTACCTGCAGTAGGTaacatttgttgaaaatgaCATGGCAGTTTGTATAATAGGTTCTGTAAAACCTTCAAGACCTTTTTTAGACTGGAgttattttaatgcagtttGACCTTACCTCTCTGGACCAACTATTGACCGGAAAGCTAACCTCTGCCTCTTTGATGTGAAGACATTCAAAGGAAATATCTTACCTACAATGTGTAAACATTGCTGGTAAGATATTCACTACTCATTCCCTCTTAACAGAACCCACCTCAAAAATTTGTAAAGGTCCCAGAAATACTATATTCActgtgttaaaaacaatatcCAATTTTTGTGTAATGTAATTTCAATAGGACTGGACTTTGAACTGAAACAATGTAACTTGAATTTGGACAAATTGAATTCCAtataaactgcaaatgaattgtGCTTGTTTGCAAAATGCCTTGAGATAAAACTGGTGCTGAATTGGTAGCATATACTATATATACCGAATTGCAAttgaactgaaaataaatgtaatgctAGGAGATCGTACGAAGATTAATAAACTAGTGATTGATTTCAGAAGGATTAACAGTGAAATCAGCAACATTGTATTTTGAAGATAGCAGACAACTTGTGGAGCTTCAGTAAACATATTGCACTggtgctttgttttgtttttaaggttgGGAACTACAAGCGCACAGTGAAGCGCATCGATGATGGCAATCGACTCTGCAATGACCTAATGAACTGCATCCAGGAGCGTGCCAAAATCGAGAAAGGCTATGCACAGCAGCTCACTGATTGGTCCAAGAGATGGAGGCAGCTGGTTGATAAAGGTATAATAGCAACGACAATTGTTTTTCTATTAAGCTGTTAGTTCGTTTTTTGCCAAATAAATTTAGAACGGATATATTTGTACTAAAGTATATATCAAAAAATAAGGCTTCAGATCTTAATTCCTCCACCAGGTCCTCAGTATGGCTCAGTAGAGCAAGCCTGGATGGCAGTGATGACAGAGGCAGAAAAGGTGAGCGACCTCCACACAGAAATGAAGAACCACCTAATGAGTGAAGACTTTGAGAAGGTGAAGAACTGGCAGAAAGACTCGTACCACAAACAGATGATGGGTGGATTCAAGGAGACCAAAGAGGCAGACGAAGGCTTTAAGAAGGCCCAGAAACCCTGGGCCAAGAAGCTGAAAGAGGTGAGAGTGAAACTGttgacatttattaaaaagtcaCTAAAATGTTACATTGTTTTCTACTGTATTCTAGTCATGAATCGGTCCTGTTTAGAAAGGTTTTAAAATCCTATTTTTCAGGATGAACAAAATTTGTCTTAGAACTTCATGATAATGCTATGCTTTTGTTACTATTCTAACCAGAGTCTACCTTTGAAGACATTTGTACTGAGTGAAACTGAGTTGAAACTGACTATGATTAAATGACTAAATGTTGGACTTTTTCAACAAGCAGCACTTTACAGCGTCAGTGTTTGACAGATTTATTGCATAATTTATAAAGCTACTCAATTAATAGATCGCTTAATCATCTTAGTGTTTAAGTATTTGAGCTGATTATTAAAGATTTCCTGATTAAACTCAGTCATTTATCAGTAATGACAGTAATCTACTTTTTTTCCATATACCATATGTCAACCATAAACCAAGGTCATTATTTGCTGCATGTCATTTATCTGGTTTCATGTTGGAAAACTATGTTTATGATATGCAATACTCCACCTAAATAGTACTTCTTACTTCTTAATGCAGATTCTCTGCTCAGGTTGTTTATGTTACCTTTTGTTGTCAGGTCGAGGTTGCTAAGAAGTCATACCACATGGCCTGCAAAGAGGAGAAGCTGGCCACCACCAGAGAGGCCAACACTAAGGGAGACGGCACAACGCCGGCAGAGCAGAAGAAACTGCAGGACAAACTGGAAAAGTGCAAACAAGACTCACAGAAGGTGAGCTCATCAGCTGCAGCGCCTATGGGCTCATCATTATGTAAATATTATGTCCAATAACCCTAAACGCAAATGAGCTGCCATCCTATTTCAAAGTATCAGGGTTTGAGTCAGTGTGGCTTGGTTAATGAGTGACTGAATGCCACTTCTGCTCTTCTCTGAATCTGTTCTTTTCTTGAAGTGGACTCTGATCACTTTTTATTACCCGAATCATCAAGTGTCTGATTCATTTCCtgtctcagaaaaaaaaataaaactctttctAGATTAATGTGGTTTATGTGTGATTGGagagacagaagaagaagaagtcagTAAAACACCAGTCATCCGAAtcatttttagtaaaaacttTACTAAAACtattacaaaaatgaaagtGTTCTAGATAGCAGTAAGTTTAATCatgctgttttctttgtttgttttgtttttttttgctctgatgTAGACGAGGGAAAAGTATGAAAAGGCTCTGGATGAACTGAATAAGTGCTCCCCTCAGTacatggagaacatggagcAGGTGTTTAACCAGTGCCAGCAGTTTGAAGAGAAGAGGCTGAGCTTCCTGAGGGAGGTGCTGCTAGATGTCAAACGTCACCTCAACCTGACAGAAAACCAAAGGTGAGTCAACCTAGCgtgagacagaaaaagaaagacaacatCCAGACTCCGTGCTCACACCAAATCCTCTTTTTCTGTTCACAGTTATGTCACAATATACAGAGATCTTGAGCGGGTGATTACTGCAGCTAGCCCTGAAGAAGATCTGAAGTGGTTCAGTAGTATCCATGGCCCTGGCATGCACATGAACTGGCCAAAGTTTGAGGTGCTGTtgcttattttttcctcttctcgaacatgttgtttttctaattacttttaattagaaaaataattaaaataataattttaatgctttttttgggGTTTAATGTGAAGTACTTTGTGATTTTAACCAGAGCTCAGTGCTGTTTAAATGAACCTTAATGTCTTTGCATAGTTACATCCATAATAAAAGGATTCGCAGAAACCATTAAAAGAAAGAAGTACACATTGGAAATGAAAAACTTATGCACAAGATTTATGtgaatgttatattttattttactttactgCAGCTTagtgtgtttatttatgtacaCTTGTTCAATATAGATTAACAACttaaaagcaatttatttttcaccttcattcattcagttttttactGCTCTGTTCATTGACTTTTTTGCAGGAGTACAATCCAGATCTTATCCACACCATCTCTAAGAGAGAAAAGTCAAAGAAGTATAATGATGAAGTCATGCTGACTAATGTCAAGGCTCCAGGAAGCAACGTTCAAGCAGAAGACAGGGGAAGGTCTGATCTTTATCCTTTTTAGCTCATCCAGTTTATTTCACTCAGCTCTTCCAGGCACCAGTTACAGTACTTGTCTGTAATATTCAGCATTTTCCTTCATTATTACAGTCAGTCATTACCCAGCATAACAGCACAATCAAAAACAATAGACATATAGTGTCAACAATACCAGGACTCATCCAGGTGTTTCCCCTTCCTTATAGCGTGAGCAGCTATGAGAAGAACCAGGCGTACTCGTCCAATGAGTGGTCAGATGATGAAGGGAAGGGCCTGAACTCAGGCAGTGACACCAACGGAGGGTCAAACCCTTTTTATGAAGAATCGGGCGAAGGCGTCAGAGTCAAAGCGCTGTACGACTATGAAGGCCAAGAGCAAGACGAGCTTAGCTTCAAAGCAGGTGAGTGCTTTGAACAGGAAGTACAGTGtatctgcattttcttttaagcaGAAGATATCACATGACAGAACCCAGAACTTTGGGTGAAAGTGAATACAGTCTTGTGAAATGTTCCAGAAGACTGTGTGCAGACCTGTGGACAGAAAGGGGGTCATTCAATGACTCCTGCTGACTTTCTAATAGactacaattttttaaatatatttcaaaatgtgGGATATTTTTATTCGCTGTATAAATGCATTCAGGATCAGAggacaattctttttttctttttattttttttactatattttaATCTGAAGTTCTTCTACTGCAGTAAaaggtgaatttattttaaatatttttaacacttCTTTATGGGTGCCAGTAACTGTGGAGGGGGCTGATTTTACCTTTGCTCCAAATTATaagttagaaaaagaaaatcatctgtttgaaataaattgagGTGAGATATCATGGCAGCTTAGGTTTTGTAGCACAGTTACTTTTCTAGTCACACCTCTTATGAACTGTCAGGTTGTCTCTAAAGACAGTTACCTTTTCAGCACCATTTGTCATGCTGCGGGGACTCAACACTCATCGTTCTCATCCCTTTGCATCCTGATCACCCGATTTGTTCCTTCCTAACCTGCTCATTTAAAACTCCAACTCTTGTCATCACTCTTTTTCAATCCAATTGTAGTTCACTTTTGTAACAGATCACAACTTCACAACTTTTCAGAGCACCCccaaaaaaacctgaaattaaaCCATAAGTAATTCATATCAACTCACAAACTGTCCAGTTGACTCCCAATGTTAATCAATCCAATCCATCATTCTCCCTTGTTGCTTTCACCCTTCATTGCTTACCTCATCTCCCCCTTCTATCcattcttctctgtttttgctGTCCTTGTTTTTTCCAGGTACCGTCTAGGGGAAGTCCTAAGTTGACCAGGTCATTTGGCCCATCCTGAGTCTCCTAGACAGCAATAACAAGACTCCCCCAGATGAGCCTCAACCTTCAAACTCATCCATTATATCACCCTGTCTTCCATAAATCACAGACATAACTGcttatttccactttatttcTTATCATTGTTGCTGATGCCACCCAATGGCTCTAACAAAATATTAGCAATGTTAGAAATTTCAccaaaaccatttaaaatgcaataaatgcaatctttacagttttttagatttcttgaattttagaaaataacattttaaattcttgttttgtGACATATAGTCAAATCCAGATTTCTCTACTTGATGCATTTTCATTGATTTGTTAGGTTTGATGCATGCACACTATGACTGGGTTCTTTCCATATTTGAAGATCACTGTATTGGACTGTAAAGCTGAGACCTCGACATAATGATAATcgcaacaagaaaaaaaaattattatttttttaaaatagaaaagcacAGAAATCCAAGAATACATTTAGGTGGAGAGTTTAGACTCTCAGGGTGGGTAGCTTCATATTTGTTCACCTGGATAAAAGTCAAAGAAATGTAATCAGCAATGATAGTATGAGGAAACACTCTGAATGTGGAGCAGCTGGTACCTTGTATTAACATTTCTGGGCCGGCTTATGGTTCTTTAACTGCAGTGAACGGTGGCAAAATTTGATGCTGTGATCCACAAACCTAGTTCTGTGTCAGTCTTGGGTTTATCCCTGTTTGTCTGAATCATCTCAAAGCTTAATTGTGTGGTCCAGATCCTGCAGAtatgtttcattaaaaataatatttcaaagcTGTCCCGatgttttcttcatgttttaaattcaccaaaaagtttatttaaaaaatgtctgctgctgtttgtcagTCCCTGTTGTTTAGCAGGAAAGCTATAAATTACAGTGGATAACTTGAAAGCAACCCATGTAAGAGTAGTGCAACTCTTAGAGTAAGAAGGCCAGAAATACATTTCTAGAGTGATATTTATGCAGCTAGACAGTAATTACAACACAGAAACAAGCTGGAagtcagagaaaccagtttgagCCTGAACCACACAGACTTTTATCAATAAGAGGATCGAATTATCCCAAGTCAGACTCcagaacaaaatgtgacaaagacaTGCAGTCTCAACTTATTTATGATGGCGGAACTATCCAATTTCTGCAGAGATCGTTAATAAGCATATCCAGACAGGATGCCAATATACACAACAGCATATATTTATAATCTGTAGTCTTGAGGGGAAAAGTGCCATAAttcaatacattaaaaaaa encodes:
- the pacsin1b gene encoding protein kinase C and casein kinase substrate in neurons protein 1 isoform X1, translating into MSGGYDEYASQEEATDSFWEVGNYKRTVKRIDDGNRLCNDLMNCIQERAKIEKGYAQQLTDWSKRWRQLVDKGPQYGSVEQAWMAVMTEAEKVSDLHTEMKNHLMSEDFEKVKNWQKDSYHKQMMGGFKETKEADEGFKKAQKPWAKKLKEVEVAKKSYHMACKEEKLATTREANTKGDGTTPAEQKKLQDKLEKCKQDSQKTREKYEKALDELNKCSPQYMENMEQVFNQCQQFEEKRLSFLREVLLDVKRHLNLTENQSYVTIYRDLERVITAASPEEDLKWFSSIHGPGMHMNWPKFEEYNPDLIHTISKREKSKKYNDEVMLTNVKAPGSNVQAEDRGSVSSYEKNQAYSSNEWSDDEGKGLNSGSDTNGGSNPFYEESGEGVRVKALYDYEGQEQDELSFKAGDLLTKLEDEDDQGWCKGRLDNGQLGLYPANYVEPI
- the pacsin1b gene encoding protein kinase C and casein kinase substrate in neurons protein 1 isoform X2; its protein translation is MSGGYDEYASQEEATDSFWEVGNYKRTVKRIDDGNRLCNDLMNCIQERAKIEKGYAQQLTDWSKRWRQLVDKGPQYGSVEQAWMAVMTEAEKVSDLHTEMKNHLMSEDFEKVKNWQKDSYHKQMMGGFKETKEADEGFKKAQKPWAKKLKEVEVAKKSYHMACKEEKLATTREANTKGDGTTPAEQKKLQDKLEKCKQDSQKTREKYEKALDELNKCSPQYMENMEQVFNQCQQFEEKRLSFLREVLLDVKRHLNLTENQSYVTIYRDLERVITAASPEEDLKWFSSIHGPGMHMNWPKFEEYNPDLIHTISKREKSKKYNDEVMLTNVKAPGSNVQAEDRGSVSSYEKNQAYSSNEWSDDEGKGLNSGSDTNGGSNPFYEESGEGVRVKALYDYEGQEQDELSFKAGTV